Within the Polymorphobacter megasporae genome, the region AAGCTGTCGACCTTGCCGGTCGAGCCGCTGATCTCGAAGACGAAGCTGCGCGTGGTCGTGTCGACCGCGCGGGCGCGAAAGATGTCGGCGAGGCGCAATGCCTCGACGCGCTTTTCCCCGGTGCCCGCGACCTTGACCAGCGCCATCTCGCGCTCGACGTGGGGCCCGAGCGCGGTCAGGTCGAGGACGCGGTGGACGGGGACGAGCCGGTCGAGCTGCGCCATGATCTGCTCGATCACCGCGGGCGGGCCGGAGGTGACCACGGTGATCCGGCTGACGGCGTGGTCGTCGGACACATCGGCGACTGTCAGGCTTTCGATATTATACCCGCGTGCGGAGAACAGCCCGACGATGCGCGCGAGCACGCCCGCCTCGTTGTCGACGAGGATGCTGAGGGTGTGACGTTCGGAGGGGAGGGGTTTCATGCCTCAACAAACTTCGATTCAGCCGTCAGAGCGGCTGTGATTTCGGACCGGTTCGTAAGCAAGTCTGAACAAAGTTTACTGGCAACCTCCATGTCGTGGTCATCTCCAAAAATATGTCGAGCCCAAACGAACTCATCTTGACTGTCTTCTTTAACAAGCCTCGGATTAGTCGCAGCGAGCCAAGAATAAAGGACGAACATTTCGGGCGATCGTTGATTATATACGACCCCGTATGATACGATTTCCATCCAAGCATTCATAATCGC harbors:
- the ilvN gene encoding acetolactate synthase small subunit; its protein translation is MKPLPSERHTLSILVDNEAGVLARIVGLFSARGYNIESLTVADVSDDHAVSRITVVTSGPPAVIEQIMAQLDRLVPVHRVLDLTALGPHVEREMALVKVAGTGEKRVEALRLADIFRARAVDTTTRSFVFEISGSTGKVDSFITLMREVGLVEVARTGVVAIARGPEAV